The genome window TTATGCCTATGTTGCcctacttgggaggctaaagcacAGGGAtggctgtgagttctaggctgcCATGGTTACTATGGAGGTACCAGGTCAGCAGGGGCTCcatagcaaggccctgtctcactaaacagaaggaaaaggaagtccTCTGGAGCAGTAGTTTGTCTTCGGCATCACCTAAGCCTTGGTCTTCATTTGGCTGTGTTGACTCATATACCTAGTATATTTCTTTGTCTTATATGTGTGTTTAGCTCTCTGTCTTAAACCCTGAGAATCTCCTGTGGGGAGAGTGCTGTGCTGCCTTTGagggtttcttctctgttcttaCCAGTCCATTTACTTTGTTGTGTTAGACACTCCACATGTTTATCTTTTCACTTCCTTATGTTTCAGTTTCCAAGCCTCTGCCTTTTGTGCCCTCTCTTGTTCCACACGTGGATTCTGCACTCCTGTTCCTCTACAGAGCCTTAGAATTGTGTGTTTTCAACTTTTCTATGGTCTTTTCAGTATGCCCAGATCTGAATGAAGCTCTTTggtgcatgctctctctctctctctctctagttattTACAGATTCCTACTAACCAGTTTCCCCTGCTTCAGTGTCCTGTGACCACTGAAGTCTTAGTAGCttcaaaaacaacttttaaaaattttatatttttctatttcattatttttcaagtaGCTTCAAAACAgctttatgtaaaaaaaattcaaataaacttCATTTATTTCAAGCAAAGTCGATGGAGGAGCTGTAGAAACTAAACTAATAGGGAAGGTGATGTATGTGTGGAGTGTGGGGCAGGAGATGAAGATTGATCTGGGACCTGGTTATGAATGACAGAGCTGGCCCAGCTCTCTTAAGGTAgcttttaatttttcgagacattctcactatgcagctattacagaactccctgtgtagatcaggctggccctgaactcacagagatctacttgcctctacctcctgagtattgaaattaaaggtgtgtaccaccaccaccaccaccaccaccacccccagccgtGAGGAAGCCTTTTGACAGAGAGGTAATTAAATCAAATTCAGTCTGTTttcacctttagtcccagcactcgggaggcagaggcgggcagatctttgagtttgaggttagcctggtcaacagagtgagttccaggacagccaggactaagcagagaaaccctatggaaTGGGtcggggtgggggatgggagggtggggggagtgaGAGACGGGGAGAGGGGAAAAAGAGACTAAAGGTCTCATCTTCAGTCATTGAACAGAAAGAGCAGGGTTTTTGGTGGGGTGGTTTTCTGATTATAGGAATGAATTTGAAAGGGTCTAGTGTTTGGCATGGATGACATACACTCTGTTATCTTGCCATACAAAGAAGATAAAGCCCATGCTTTATTTTCACGGCACTGCAATAAAGAGAACTAGAGTGGTTGGAAGTCTTCACATCCTGGTAGTTTAGATGGTAAACATTACACATTTCTGTGTAGGGTCCTAAGATTTTTATGTCTCACACTTTTCTTTTACAGGTGTCCTTCTTCACGTCATTGTGGAATCATCCATTTTTCACAATTAGCTGTATAACTCTAATAGGCTTGTTCTTTGCTGGCATACACAAAAGAGTAGTCGCACCATCAATGTATCCTTTGCCAGGAgttgaattttcttctctgaactAAGTTGAAGAACTTCTCTTATCTAAGTGGCGGCTGTTAGAAGCTGTGTTAATCACATTCCACCCCAGTGACAAAATACCTGGGCAGATTTGTCTTGGCTCCTGATTTGAGAGGTTCCAGTCCAGGACTGACTGAAAACTCCGTTGTGTTTTAGCTGTGGTAAGGCAGACATCATGGCCAGGAGTGTGGGGTAAAACAACCCATGGTGGCAGGAAACAGAGGGAAGGGTTCAGTAACAAAATATGCCTTTCAAAGTCACCCCTCGTTGACCTACATCCTCTGACTAGGCCCCACCCCCTTAGCAATGAATGTATCAGTGGATTTATCTATTGATGAAGTTTGTCCCTTTGCTACTCTCCATGCCAatggctggggaccaagcctttaacacatgagcctttgggggtaACCTTTCCTGTCAGAACCATAACAGAAGCGTGCTTCGCATTGGCAGTTTTCCTTTGACCACATTGATTCAGCATAGCTGCTCGGTGTCGAACGGTATTATCAGAATACAATATGTCTTGTGATGATGTAAGTATTTTTTCATTAGAATATACCCCTAGCCAGGTATGATTGTTGACATCTATAATCTCTGCCCctgggaggcaagaggattacttcaagttcaaggccactctgatctacatagtgagaccctgtttcaaaataacagaaatgctGAGGGAGTACTGACGTGTTTCGTTTTAGGAAAACAGACCTTTGGGTCATgtgggtcaggcatggtggcatacacctgtaatctcccTACATGGAACTGAGGCCAGAGAGTCAAGAGTGTGAAGCCAAggttggggtgtagctcagtgcttGTTTAACGTGGGAAGCCTTGGTTTGATCTCTAACACCACATGAAACCAGGCATAATGgtagacacctgtaatcccagcacgtgggaggtggaaacaggaagatcagagttcaaggctCTCCTTAGCTATATacaaatttgaggctagtctgtaGATAAAAATGCTGTCcttacaacaaaaaacaaacaagcaaaccaaaaagaAGCAGTAAaagagttaaggccagcctgaactccaTAGCAGTACCTTAGCTGAACAAAACAAGATTATACCTGAAATCTTTCAGTCAGGcttgttggcacacacctttaaccctagcactcaggaggcagagacaagcctgttttatatagcaagttccagaccagccagggctagtCAGTGGTTCCAAACAAATTGGTAGGGTTGACAGTtgaatcttttatatttttagtattttttaaaattttgagacagggttttggttTGTAGCCTAGGCAgacctggaatttactatgtcaTCCAAGTTGGTCTCAAATCTTCATTTCTCATGCCTTAGCCTCCTGATTGTTGGTGTTactggtgtgcaccactaccatgCCCATCTCATTTTGATCTTTCTTAATGATAGAATCATGATGTACCTTAAAATtcagtaaaaatttaaaatacggTAGTCATTAATGAACCAAAGTGGCAAGAAATGtctttataaaatgttatttatcttGTGTATGttgtcatttgtaaaataaaaatatcttaactaTAGGTAAACAACCTGTATGTGGGTTTTATGGGTGGGGTTGtcagtttgtttgagacagggtttctctatgttgtcctagctgtcctggagctcactatgcagaccacaccgctcttgaactcacagagatcctcctgcctctgcctagtgagtgatggggttaaaggtgtgtattacTATTCTGCTCTTATAAAGGACCCAAGTttttttctcagcacccatgtcacatgtgtgcctgtaagAGCAACTTCAGggcatctaacaccctcttctgggtttcacaagcacctgcactcacatgtgcacattcacacacacattattttcaaaaaataaatctaagagcTTGGCATAGTATGttctcctttaattccagcactcaggaatcagaggcaggaggatctctgtgagtttgaggccattttgGTATGCATAGTGAGCTCCAAGATTGCCctaactacatagaaaaaccttgtctcaaaaaacaaaacaaaatacaaaagtaaaaaaagtcaggtatggtgcatgtctttaatccctggaggcagaggcagatggatcttgtGAGGGCACCATCTATTtccatgcaggtaaaacattcatatacataaaataaaatgaacctgaTCTTTAAAATTATACCTCATTAAAATAGTGGAAAACTGGTATGAAAGATATGCTAAAAAGCCAGGGATGGccacacaactgcctgtaacctcagcactgcaGTTGGTTGAGACAGGAGCATTGCCAGGGGTGCCAGCTccaagtttagtgagagaccctgtcttgggagaGGAAAGTAGAGAATGATGCTGCAGAATACCTGCAGTGGTCCTCTGAACTTTGAAGAAGTTCCGCATGTGCATACACAACATGAGTGCATAACCATACACACATAAGAGTATTTTATAATAGCAAGAAGTTAGCAAAAACTAAATGACCTCAAGTGAAAGTTGAAAAAGCAACCAGCATCTAAGTGACATGTTTGatctgaagaaaaatataaattaaaattgtcTAAATTCTCACCAACCAAAGATGATCGTGTCTTGCACTTTGTTGTATATTCTTATTAGCGTCTAGTTAAGGAACATGTTGCCCCAACACAGGAATTTAAGAGCCCCTAATTATTGGCCGTTAACCATGTGCAAAGTCCCAGGCTTATTTCCCTACCCAAATTATCGTAGTTGTCTAATTGCATACTGGTTGCATTGTAATTTAGCCTCCTGTTTGCCATACAGTTGTTTCTCCATCTTtcatactgtgtgtgtgctttgtttcCCACTAGAATTAAATGCACTGTGGCAGAAGCTGCTTTGTGTGGTTTATTACTAAATATTTAGCATGTCATGCGgtacctggcacatagtaggcacGCAAAGAATACTGAATAGATGTGTTAGTAATGTAACACATCTGTGTAAACCCTTCATCTAGAATCTAGTTTGTTCAGATAAACCCTTAGAAGAATTTGGATTTTATGGTATGactttattgttgctgttataacttattttttatatacttGGCTTAACTCTACAAAAACATTTCTTAGAATATTCTGGCCACCAACAGTATGTGAGTATTCATTCCTTACTGTTGgtttacttcttttaaaaaaatatttattttatttttttgtgtacaGGTATTTTGCTTccatatgtctgtacaccatgtttatacttggtgcctgtggagaccataAGAggatgtctgatcccctggaactagagttatagatgtttgtgagccaccatgtaccAATGttggctgggtttttttgtttgtttgttttgtttgttttgccttttgagacagagtttttctgtgtaacagttctggctgtcctcaaacttactgAGATCCTCAAACCCACTGAGAgccacctgcttcttcctcctaagtgcagggattaaaggtgtccccCACCACGCCGGTCAGCCTTGTTgactcataactgctgagccatctcttcagccccttagTTTACTTTTTAgcttaaggaaatgaaaactttgtGTAGAAAGAAGCATTTTGtccaaataattttatgtttataaatatagTTTAATAAGAAACGTAAATctgaacacttgggaggcaaagccaagtggatctctctgagttcaaggccaatctggtctacatagtgagttccaggtcagctaaggctattatatagtgaaaccctgtctcaaaattcagACAACAAAAATACACCaaagctatcctgaaactcactctgtagatcaggctggcctcaaactcatagagatcctcctgcctctgcctcccaagtactggggttaaagttgtgcaccactaccactggCCGAAAGCTCCAATCTTTATCcagtgtattttttctttttaaccaccCTCCCTTTTGGTATTTTCTGTGACATTCCATGTGTCTTAGAGAACATCTCAATTTAAACTAGTCCCATTTCAAGTACTTAGCTGCATACAGTTAATGGCAACCTAACTGGACTGTGCCACCATAAAACATTAAACAATCAAAACATCAGGATAAAAGTATGGATAtttctgggtatggtggcataacccttaatcccagcacttgagaggcaggaggatatcggAGGATAACTCAGGAATCATTTGTCTCCTTGCACattgggtcctggggactgaactgaggTTGTCACCTgtcagcaagagcctttacccattGCCCCACCTCACTGGCTCCATCAAATAccctttaaaagaaaagttttacattttttggttgattttgtgtgtgtgtatgtatgtatgtatgtatgtatgtgtgtgcacatggacaccCAAGTATGCATACACTATATGCCACAATGccaatgggaaagagaaagactTGGATAGTTCTTTGCTTCTGCCATATTGGTTCTACgggctgaactcaggttatcaagcttggcagcaagtgccttaacctgCTAAACTATGGTCCTCAAATGCCCTTTAAAGTTTGTAAGTAACTGTCGGTGTTTTGATTAGAACTGtgaattgaaattttttttctttttttacagacAGGAAAGCTAATTTTGAAACCTAGACCTCACGTTCAATGACAAACTGCACTATTGTTAGGGAACCTAAACCAGTCTGTCTTCAAATAAGAGATACAGCAAAAGGCCCTAAAGGATTCCTTGTGGAGCTGGCTGTGTGACGGTTTAGCAGCAGCTGACAAGCAGCGTGCACTGTTTGCCTGGAGTATCTCGATGATGatgacggcggcggcggcggcggagctgTCAGTGCTCAGTACCCTTGATTACCTGTGTTCAGTATTAGTGTCACTTTAGGACTTCAGCTCCTGCGAAGAATGTTGCAGGtgaagtttgtgtgtatgttactAAGTTAAACTTAGAAACCAAACCTCATTCagtttttataatgtatttttgcAGACTACTGTAAATAGCAAATCAATGCCAATGTTAAACCAAGAGGAAAATGTTTGGACTTTGTTCTCCTGCACCAGTATTTCAGGAACCATCTGCTTGGCATCTCCACAGCTCCTTAACACTGGCGACTATGTGTGCCTGCATTCTCAGCGCCTCTTCCCATTGTGCTGCAGGAAAAGCATCAGACTCCACTTAGACTGAGGAAAGCTCATCTCCATTATGTTGAAAATTTATACATGTTTCCACAATTTTTGTTAAGCCCAATACTGGATTCTGGCAACTATTGTTATATTTTTCagtaaattgttttcatttaatactaaattacttttttaaaaagaattttaaaaaacaccCCAAAGTCTTCTGAATGTACAAGTTAAATTATGTATTGTCTGGGAATTTGACAGTCCTTATTTTAGGTGACTGGATTTTATGCTGTGGTAGACGTGTTGAACTAGTGCTGTCCTGTGTAGCTGATGGGCTCAGTCCATCGCCAATAACACAGGAACCTCACCGCAGACCAGAACCTGCAGTTCTCACTGCTGGAGAGTGCTGATGACATACTGTGTATGTGCAACAGCCACGTGTAGTACAGTAGCCCTCGAAATGAAACTATTGGGATTGCTGTAAATACTTCAAGTACTAGAGGTGCCTTTTACCTGTTTATTAGAAGATTTTGAAAAGGTTAAATTATTTCATgagcaatattttaaatttcatctaaTATGAAACTAAATTTGAATAATAGgacaaaaacatttaataaagcTGCCATTTAACTAACATGTATTCATCTTGACTTTCCTGTGTATAAAATTGTATTCTTTGAATTGCAGCAATAAACCCTCTGCTTCTAAGAACTCAAAGAGGGTATTCTATATGTTctgcattgttttattttctgtaaattttgtaGGTAAAtatgtgcataaaaataaatactttatatataatTAGTGATTAGAGTTTTTCTTTGGTTAATTGTGTCTGCAACtggaaaaaatgtaaacatattcTATGTATGAGAAACAAGCTAATTCCAAGTTagaaattttacttaatttttttttttttttacgtgtatgagtgttctgctttcatgtatgtctgtgtaccacttcatgcctgctgcctgtgcacGTAAGAAAAGGGCTTCAGATCCAGTGTTTgtatctggtgcccacagaaaccaaagagagtgtcaggtcccctgggactggagttacatgtggtccTGATCTTTCTTGAGTATGTCTCTTTGCTCATTTAAGAAAGTGAATGACAATTTCGTGCCAGTTAGTGTTGGGAATGCAGTGATATGTGGGAATGGGTATCTTGTCCTCACAAGATGTGGTTTTTCAGCTGGGAAAACAGCAACTACatatagaaacagaaagggaCATTTCTTCATCCTGCTTTGAAGTAAAAGAACAGAGTGTGTCTCGAGAGAGACCTGTCTCTGACTGAAGTCAGAAAGGTACCCATAAAGAAGTGCCTCTTGGccggcggcggtggtggcccacacctttaatcccagcactcaggaggcagaggcagtcagatctctgtgagttcgaagtcagcatggtctacaaagtgagttccaggacaggctcctaagctacacagagagaccctgtatcaaaaataaataaataaaattaaattaaaaaaataaaaaaaaaagtgcctctTAGCCGGAtgtgggggtgcacgcctttaattcctgagctcaggaggcagaggcaggtggacctctgtgagttctaagccagcctggtctacagagtgagttccaggacagccagggcaacagagaaccctgtctagaacaaaaaaaaaggggggggggctcctgtGTCCACTAATTTATGGGGTTGGGGAAAGAGGCTTATGCAAAACCCTAGGACCTAAAGAGCATCATTAAAGACCAGGACATAGGCGTGAAGTGAGATGAGGCAGCCTAGCTGAGATTTTGAGAAGTATCCTCAGAGGAAGAGAAGCCACTGAAAGATTTTGAAAAGGACAGTGAATATCATAATAAGAACCATGGAAAGCTCTTTGGGAAAGATCACAGAGTGGACATTGAAAGACCATATAATCAAGACAAGTGAAGACTACTCTGGACTATGGATATGGCAGGAAGTTTGTGtccagataaagaaaataaaatatttggtgcTCCATGGGTTCTTTGCACCTTTAAGGTTGAGAGGCTTGAACTTCCATCTGGGAGCTTCACTTATGTGATTATTTCCTAATCATGGCATAGGAAGGAATGCTATCTTGCTAGGTACAGTCTACTCCTTGTAGATAGGTTACGCTGCGACAGAACTTCTCTTTTGAACAATTGAATCAGAAGCCTACCGCTTCTAATGTGTTAACATTCCCAGGGAAGCCCAGGGCTCCACCCGCTGTCAGAGATGGCCCCGCCCACACTGCTCTACACGCACGCGCACTCCCTGAACCCGCCCTCTCCTCTCTGCCGACGCACCGTGCGCAAGCGCGCAGCTTTTCCATGTGTCTTCAGGCCGTCAGCCCGGCCCGGCTGAAGAGAGACGCCAAGTAGCGTCGGAGAGGGGAAGCCTTCACGGGCCCGGCGGCCCCCATCGCCTGTTGCTGTCTTCCTCTCCCGGTCTCTCACCGCAGCCTCCGTCGCCATGGGTAAGAGTCGGACGAAGCGCTTCAAGCGACCTCAGTTCTCCCCTACCGGTAGCTGTCAGGCCGAGGCGGCGGCCGCGGCGAACGGGACTGAAGACGAGGAGGACGACGGGCCGGCGGCGGAGCTTCTGGAAAAGGTGGGACGAGGGCC of Peromyscus leucopus breed LL Stock chromosome 5, UCI_PerLeu_2.1, whole genome shotgun sequence contains these proteins:
- the Cnep1r1 gene encoding nuclear envelope phosphatase-regulatory subunit 1 isoform X1, producing the protein MNSLEQAEDLKAFERRLTEYIHCLQPATGRWRMLLIVVSVCTATGAWNWLIDPETQKVSFFTSLWNHPFFTISCITLIGLFFAGIHKRVVAPSIIAARCRTVLSEYNMSCDDTGKLILKPRPHVQ
- the Cnep1r1 gene encoding nuclear envelope phosphatase-regulatory subunit 1 isoform X2, which translates into the protein MNSLEQAEVLLIVVSVCTATGAWNWLIDPETQKVSFFTSLWNHPFFTISCITLIGLFFAGIHKRVVAPSIIAARCRTVLSEYNMSCDDTGKLILKPRPHVQ